A genome region from Thermomonospora amylolytica includes the following:
- a CDS encoding lysine N(6)-hydroxylase/L-ornithine N(5)-oxygenase family protein: MPLPPTSGPADRVHDLVGIGFGPSNLALAIALREHNATAAEGDRLDAVFFEKQPAFGWHRGMLIDGATMQVSFLKDLVTMRNPASEFTFLQYLKARGRLVDFINHKTMFPTRVEFHDYLEWAAERFTDQVRYGAEVVAVRPVPGDGPVEAVEVVVRHAGRSDELVTHRARNLVIAAGLEPVLPPGVVAGERVWHSHELLHRAGALREPRRLLVVGAGQSGAEVTEYLHRTFPSAEVCAIFTKYGYTPADDSAFANRIFDPEAVDHFYAAPEDVKRMLLDYHHSTNYSVVDLDLIDELYRRVYQEKVTGEQRLRILNVSRIAELDAGPAGVRAVVEFLPTGERAVLEADAIVYATGYRPGDPAALLGEVAEHCLRLPGGGLRVERDYRVATTEHVRCGIYLQGPTEHTHGLTSTLLSNTALRVGEIVESVVAARTAAAPSPYALSG; encoded by the coding sequence ATGCCCCTCCCCCCGACCAGCGGCCCCGCCGATCGCGTGCACGATCTGGTGGGCATCGGTTTCGGTCCCTCCAACCTCGCCCTGGCCATCGCGCTGCGCGAGCACAACGCGACGGCGGCCGAGGGGGACCGGCTGGACGCGGTGTTCTTCGAGAAGCAGCCCGCGTTCGGGTGGCACCGGGGCATGCTCATCGACGGCGCCACCATGCAGGTGTCCTTCCTCAAGGACCTGGTGACGATGCGCAACCCGGCCAGCGAGTTCACCTTCCTGCAGTACCTCAAGGCCCGCGGCCGCCTGGTGGACTTCATCAACCACAAGACCATGTTCCCGACGCGGGTGGAGTTCCACGACTACCTGGAGTGGGCCGCCGAGCGCTTCACCGACCAGGTGCGCTACGGCGCCGAGGTGGTCGCGGTCCGGCCGGTGCCCGGCGACGGCCCGGTCGAGGCCGTCGAGGTCGTGGTCCGCCACGCCGGCCGCTCCGACGAGCTGGTCACCCACCGCGCCCGCAACCTGGTGATCGCCGCCGGGCTGGAGCCGGTGCTGCCGCCCGGCGTGGTCGCCGGGGAGCGCGTCTGGCACAGCCACGAGCTGCTGCACCGCGCCGGTGCGCTGCGCGAGCCCCGCCGGCTGCTGGTGGTGGGGGCCGGGCAGAGCGGCGCCGAGGTCACCGAGTACCTGCACCGCACCTTCCCCTCGGCGGAGGTCTGCGCGATCTTCACCAAGTACGGCTACACGCCCGCCGACGACAGCGCGTTCGCCAACCGGATCTTCGACCCCGAGGCGGTGGACCACTTCTACGCCGCCCCCGAGGACGTCAAGCGGATGCTGCTGGACTACCACCACTCCACCAACTACTCGGTGGTGGACCTGGACCTCATCGACGAGCTGTACCGGCGGGTCTACCAGGAGAAGGTGACCGGCGAGCAGCGGCTGCGCATCCTCAACGTCTCCCGGATCGCCGAACTGGACGCCGGTCCCGCGGGCGTGCGCGCGGTGGTGGAGTTCCTGCCGACCGGCGAGCGGGCCGTGCTGGAGGCCGACGCGATCGTCTACGCCACCGGCTACCGGCCCGGCGACCCGGCCGCGCTGCTGGGCGAGGTGGCCGAGCACTGCCTGCGGCTGCCCGGCGGCGGGCTGCGGGTGGAACGCGACTACCGGGTCGCCACCACCGAGCACGTGCGCTGCGGCATCTACCTGCAGGGCCCCACCGAGCACACGCACGGCCTCACCTCGACCCTGCTGTCCAACACCGCGCTGCGGGTCGGGGAGATCGTCGAGTCGGTCGTCGCCGCGCGGACCGCCGCCGCGCCGTCGCCCTACGCGCTGTCCGGCTGA
- a CDS encoding Tex family protein: MSQTGTVNGPVSVYARIAEELGVRERQVQVAVELLDGGATVPFIARYRKEATGALDDAQLRRLEERLRYLRELEERREAILESIRSQGKLDEALERQIRQADSKARLEDIYLPFKPKRRTKAQIAREAGLEPLADGLLGDPAVDPQAAAQAFVDPDRGVADAAAALEGARAILVERFAENADLIGALRERMWAQGRLVSRVREGKEEAGAKFADYFDFSEPFVKLPSHRILALFRGEKEEVLDLELVPDPEEHADEAELPGPGWYERRIAETFGIADRGRPADRWLLETVRWAWRTRILVHLGIDLRTRLRTEAEDEAVRVFAANLRDLLLAAPAGTRPTMGLDPGLRTGVKVAVVDGTGKVVDTATIYPHEPRRRWDESIAVLAGLAARHKVELVAIGNGTASRETDRLAGDLIKRHPELKLTKIVVSEAGASVYSASEYASQELPDLDVSLRGAVSIARRLQDPLAELVKIDPKSIGVGQYQHDVSQVKLSRSLDAVVEDCVNAVGVDVNTASAPLLTRVSGIGEGLAASIVAHREANGPFRTRQALKEVPRLGPKAFEQCAGFLRIPGGDDPLDASAVHPEAYPVVRRILDATGSDIRSLIGNTKVLRSLKPAEFVDDTFGLPTVTDILAELEKPGRDPRPAFKTAAFADGVETLADLKPGMVLEGVVTNVAAFGAFVDVGVHQDGLVHISAMSKNYVEDPRDVVKPGDIVKVRVLDVDIPRKRISLTLRLDDDPADRRSGQGRRDQGRRGGGQSQGGNRGGNRGGGRDRRDQGGGGALADALRRAGLDKGLPGYKG, translated from the coding sequence ATGTCCCAGACGGGAACCGTGAACGGCCCGGTGAGCGTGTACGCCCGGATCGCCGAGGAGCTCGGCGTGCGGGAACGGCAGGTCCAGGTGGCCGTGGAGCTGCTGGACGGCGGTGCGACCGTGCCGTTCATCGCCCGGTACCGCAAGGAGGCGACCGGCGCGCTGGACGACGCCCAGCTGCGGCGGCTGGAGGAGCGGCTGCGCTACCTGCGCGAGCTGGAGGAACGCCGGGAGGCGATCCTGGAGTCGATCCGCTCCCAGGGCAAGCTGGACGAGGCCCTGGAGCGGCAGATCCGCCAGGCGGACTCCAAGGCCCGGCTGGAGGACATCTACCTGCCCTTCAAGCCCAAGCGGCGCACCAAGGCCCAGATCGCCCGGGAGGCGGGGCTGGAGCCGCTGGCCGACGGGCTGCTGGGCGACCCGGCCGTGGATCCGCAGGCGGCGGCCCAGGCGTTCGTCGACCCGGACAGGGGCGTGGCGGACGCGGCGGCGGCGCTGGAGGGCGCGCGGGCGATCCTGGTGGAGCGGTTCGCCGAGAACGCCGACCTGATCGGGGCGCTGCGCGAGCGGATGTGGGCGCAGGGCCGGCTGGTCTCCAGGGTCCGGGAGGGCAAGGAGGAGGCGGGCGCCAAGTTCGCCGACTACTTCGACTTCTCCGAGCCGTTCGTCAAGCTGCCCTCGCACCGGATCCTGGCGCTGTTCCGGGGCGAGAAGGAGGAGGTCCTCGACCTGGAGCTGGTGCCCGACCCGGAGGAGCACGCGGACGAGGCCGAGCTCCCCGGCCCGGGCTGGTACGAGCGGCGCATCGCCGAGACGTTCGGCATCGCCGACCGGGGGCGGCCGGCCGACCGGTGGCTGCTGGAGACGGTGCGCTGGGCGTGGCGGACCCGGATCCTGGTGCACCTGGGCATCGACCTGCGGACCCGGCTGCGCACCGAGGCCGAGGACGAGGCGGTCCGGGTGTTCGCCGCCAACCTGCGGGACCTGCTGCTGGCCGCGCCCGCCGGGACCCGGCCGACGATGGGGCTGGACCCCGGCCTGCGGACCGGGGTGAAGGTCGCGGTGGTGGACGGCACCGGCAAGGTGGTCGACACCGCGACGATCTACCCGCACGAGCCGCGCCGCCGCTGGGACGAGTCGATCGCGGTGCTGGCCGGGCTGGCCGCCAGGCACAAGGTGGAGCTGGTGGCGATCGGCAACGGCACCGCCTCCCGGGAGACCGACCGGCTGGCCGGCGACCTGATCAAGCGGCATCCGGAGCTCAAGCTCACCAAGATCGTGGTGTCGGAGGCCGGGGCGTCGGTGTACTCGGCGTCGGAGTACGCCTCGCAGGAGCTGCCGGACCTGGACGTGTCGCTGCGCGGCGCGGTGTCGATCGCGCGGCGGCTGCAGGACCCGCTGGCCGAGCTGGTCAAGATCGACCCCAAGTCGATCGGGGTCGGCCAGTACCAGCACGACGTGTCGCAGGTGAAGCTGTCGCGGTCGCTGGACGCGGTGGTCGAGGACTGCGTGAACGCGGTCGGCGTGGACGTCAACACCGCCTCGGCGCCGCTGCTGACCCGGGTGTCGGGTATCGGCGAGGGCCTGGCGGCGAGCATCGTGGCGCACCGGGAGGCCAACGGGCCGTTCCGCACCCGGCAGGCGCTCAAGGAGGTGCCGCGGCTGGGGCCGAAGGCGTTCGAGCAGTGCGCCGGGTTCCTGCGGATCCCCGGCGGGGACGACCCGCTGGACGCCTCGGCGGTGCACCCGGAGGCGTACCCGGTGGTGCGGCGGATCCTGGACGCCACCGGCTCCGACATCCGGTCGCTGATCGGCAACACCAAGGTGCTGCGGTCGCTCAAGCCCGCCGAGTTCGTGGACGACACGTTCGGGCTGCCGACGGTGACCGACATCCTGGCCGAGCTGGAGAAGCCCGGGCGGGACCCGCGGCCGGCGTTCAAGACGGCGGCGTTCGCCGACGGGGTGGAGACGCTGGCGGACCTCAAGCCGGGCATGGTGCTGGAGGGCGTGGTCACGAACGTGGCCGCGTTCGGGGCGTTCGTGGACGTGGGGGTGCACCAGGACGGGCTGGTGCACATCTCGGCGATGTCGAAGAACTACGTCGAGGACCCGCGGGACGTGGTCAAGCCCGGCGACATCGTCAAGGTCCGGGTGCTGGACGTGGACATCCCCCGCAAGCGGATCTCGCTGACCCTGCGGCTGGACGACGACCCGGCCGACCGGCGTTCCGGGCAGGGCCGCCGCGACCAGGGCCGGCGCGGCGGGGGCCAGTCCCAGGGCGGCAACCGAGGCGGCAACCGGGGCGGTGGCCGGGACCGCCGCGACCAGGGCGGCGGCGGTGCCCTCGCGGACGCGCTGCGCCGCGCCGGGCTGGACAAGGGCCTGCCGGGCTACAAGGGCTGA
- a CDS encoding glycoside hydrolase family 18 chitinase, translated as MTSATAAAAVTASCTKTSDWGTGFEGRCTVTNGTAAMVNGWKVEFDLPAGTSITSSWDATRSSSGGHYTFTNAGWNGTLAAGASASFGFNGTGGGWISNCLVNGAACDGSGGGPGGDEQAPTAPTGLRSTGRTSTTVSLAWTASTDNVGVTGYDVYRGSTKAATVTGTEATVTGLSPSTSYTFTVRARDAAGNTSPASGAVTVTTESGGTGGPGGKKVIGYFAQWGVYQRNYHVKNIDTSGSAAKLTHINYAFGNVQNGQCTIGDSYADYDRFYSAAESVDGVADSWDAGALRGSFNQLRKLKKKYPHLKVLWSFGGWTWSSGFGQAAQNPAAFAESCYKLVEDPRWADVFDGIDIDWEYPNACGATCDNSGPAAFRNLMAALRQRFGSGNLVTAAITADASSGGKIDAADYGGAAQYVDWYLPMTYDFFGAWAATGPTAPHSPLTSYPGIPTQGFDSASAIAKLKAKGVPASKLLLGIGFYGRGWTGVTQSTPGGSATGPAPGTYEQGIEDYKVLKTRCPATGTVAGTAYAHCGNQWWSYDTPATIGGKMSYANDQGLAGAFFWELSGDTAGGEQITAIRNGLG; from the coding sequence ATGACAAGTGCCACCGCCGCGGCGGCGGTGACCGCCTCGTGTACGAAGACCTCCGACTGGGGCACCGGCTTCGAGGGGCGCTGCACCGTCACCAACGGCACCGCCGCGATGGTCAACGGCTGGAAGGTCGAGTTCGACCTGCCCGCCGGGACGTCCATCACCTCGTCCTGGGACGCCACGCGGAGCTCCTCGGGCGGCCACTACACGTTCACCAACGCCGGCTGGAACGGGACGCTGGCCGCGGGCGCGTCGGCGAGCTTCGGCTTCAACGGCACCGGCGGCGGCTGGATCTCCAACTGCCTGGTCAACGGGGCCGCCTGTGACGGCTCCGGGGGAGGCCCGGGCGGCGACGAGCAGGCCCCGACCGCCCCGACCGGCCTGCGCTCCACCGGCCGGACCTCGACCACCGTGTCCCTGGCCTGGACGGCCTCCACCGACAACGTGGGCGTCACCGGCTACGACGTCTACCGGGGGAGCACCAAGGCGGCCACCGTCACCGGCACCGAGGCCACCGTGACCGGCCTGTCGCCCAGCACCTCCTACACCTTCACCGTCCGGGCGCGGGACGCCGCGGGCAACACCTCACCGGCCTCGGGCGCCGTCACCGTCACCACCGAGAGCGGCGGCACCGGCGGGCCCGGCGGCAAGAAGGTCATCGGCTACTTCGCCCAGTGGGGCGTCTACCAGCGCAACTACCACGTCAAGAACATCGACACCAGCGGCTCGGCCGCCAAGCTCACCCACATCAACTACGCGTTCGGCAACGTCCAGAACGGCCAGTGCACCATCGGCGACAGCTACGCCGACTACGACCGCTTCTACAGCGCCGCCGAGAGCGTGGACGGCGTCGCCGACAGCTGGGACGCCGGGGCGCTGCGCGGCAGCTTCAACCAGCTCCGCAAGCTCAAGAAGAAGTACCCGCACCTGAAGGTGCTGTGGTCGTTCGGCGGCTGGACCTGGTCGAGCGGCTTCGGGCAGGCCGCCCAGAACCCGGCCGCGTTCGCCGAGTCCTGCTACAAGCTGGTGGAGGACCCGCGCTGGGCGGACGTGTTCGACGGCATCGACATCGACTGGGAGTACCCCAACGCCTGCGGCGCCACCTGCGACAACAGCGGTCCCGCCGCGTTCCGCAACCTGATGGCCGCGCTGCGGCAGCGGTTCGGCTCCGGCAACCTGGTCACCGCCGCGATCACCGCCGACGCCAGCTCCGGCGGCAAGATCGACGCCGCCGACTACGGGGGAGCGGCCCAGTACGTGGACTGGTACCTGCCGATGACCTACGACTTCTTCGGCGCCTGGGCCGCCACCGGGCCGACCGCCCCGCACTCGCCGCTGACCTCCTACCCGGGCATCCCCACCCAGGGCTTCGACTCGGCCTCGGCCATCGCCAAGCTCAAGGCCAAGGGCGTCCCGGCGAGCAAGCTGCTGCTGGGCATCGGCTTCTACGGCCGGGGCTGGACCGGCGTGACGCAGAGCACCCCCGGCGGCAGCGCCACCGGACCCGCGCCCGGCACGTACGAGCAGGGCATCGAGGACTACAAGGTGCTCAAGACCCGCTGCCCGGCCACCGGCACGGTCGCCGGCACCGCCTACGCCCACTGCGGCAACCAGTGGTGGAGCTACGACACCCCCGCCACCATCGGCGGCAAGATGTCCTACGCCAATGACCAGGGCCTGGCCGGCGCGTTCTTCTGGGAGCTGAGCGGCGACACCGCCGGCGGCGAGCAGATCACCGCCATCCGCAACGGCCTGGGCTGA
- a CDS encoding TetR/AcrR family transcriptional regulator, giving the protein MTDTRTRLLDAAQRLYAERGVDGVSLREINAAAGARNAVAVQYHFKDRAGVLRAIMERHLPDVDARRHALLDAYEAAGTPDPRALAAALVRPLAAKLADLAGGGPYFLQIWAELVGRPQGPPPVAPGAPGDSLRRWRRLAEPVLAEDAARLHRRYTAVLHASIELARRARSGPHTDDRLFTSYLIDVITAILTAPVSAETRRLAAERDAARAARNGGRAD; this is encoded by the coding sequence GTGACCGACACCCGGACCCGGCTGCTGGACGCCGCCCAGCGGCTGTACGCCGAACGCGGCGTCGACGGCGTCAGCCTCCGCGAGATCAACGCCGCCGCCGGGGCCCGCAACGCGGTCGCCGTCCAGTACCACTTCAAGGACCGGGCCGGGGTGCTGCGGGCGATCATGGAACGGCATCTGCCGGACGTGGACGCCCGCCGGCACGCCCTGCTGGACGCCTACGAGGCGGCCGGGACGCCGGATCCCCGCGCCCTGGCCGCCGCCCTGGTCCGGCCGCTGGCCGCCAAGCTGGCCGACCTGGCCGGGGGCGGCCCGTACTTCCTGCAGATCTGGGCCGAGCTGGTGGGCCGCCCGCAGGGGCCGCCCCCGGTCGCTCCCGGCGCCCCGGGCGACAGCCTGCGGCGCTGGCGCCGGCTGGCCGAGCCGGTGCTGGCCGAGGACGCCGCCCGGCTGCACCGCCGCTACACCGCGGTCCTGCACGCCTCGATCGAGCTGGCCCGGCGCGCCCGGTCCGGCCCGCACACCGACGACCGGCTGTTCACCAGCTATCTGATCGACGTGATCACCGCGATCCTGACCGCCCCGGTGTCGGCGGAGACCCGGCGGCTGGCCGCCGAACGGGACGCCGCCCGCGCCGCGCGGAACGGTGGCCGAGCGGACTAG
- a CDS encoding SDR family NAD(P)-dependent oxidoreductase, with translation MDNARAGQANPSQTIAVTGANRGIGHAVAEALLRQGHEVVLVCRDRERGEAARSRLAALGSVRLVVGDLSGVRAIRATAEALRDACPRLDVLVHNAGLWPSRRVLNEDGLEQAFVTNHLAPFLLNLELEDLLTASAARVVQVSAGLYVKGKADPDRTPTGLDFHPMRTYADTKLCNLMLVPLFAERWQDAGVTINAVHPGVIRTGLGDRRGPLGWLLKAVKLTWKSPRTGAGPVVRLATSAEVAGVTGRYFQLDEEHCLEPVARDRDLARRLWTQAAELAGVPHSPPAARDA, from the coding sequence ATGGACAATGCGCGGGCCGGACAGGCGAACCCCTCCCAGACCATCGCGGTGACCGGAGCCAACCGGGGCATCGGCCACGCCGTCGCGGAGGCGCTGCTGCGCCAGGGCCACGAGGTGGTGCTGGTCTGCCGCGACCGCGAGCGCGGCGAGGCGGCCCGCTCCCGGCTGGCCGCCCTCGGCTCCGTCCGCCTGGTGGTGGGGGACCTGTCCGGCGTGCGGGCGATCCGGGCAACCGCCGAGGCGCTGCGCGACGCCTGCCCGCGTCTCGACGTGCTGGTGCACAACGCCGGGCTGTGGCCGAGCCGCCGGGTGCTCAACGAGGACGGCCTGGAGCAGGCGTTCGTCACCAACCACCTGGCCCCGTTCCTGCTCAACCTGGAACTGGAGGACCTGCTGACCGCCTCGGCCGCCCGGGTGGTGCAGGTCAGCGCCGGACTCTACGTCAAGGGCAAGGCCGACCCCGACCGGACGCCGACCGGGCTGGACTTCCACCCGATGCGCACCTACGCCGACACCAAGCTGTGCAACCTGATGCTCGTCCCGCTGTTCGCCGAACGCTGGCAGGATGCCGGTGTGACCATCAACGCCGTGCATCCCGGGGTGATCCGCACCGGGCTGGGGGACCGGCGCGGCCCCCTCGGCTGGCTGCTCAAGGCGGTCAAGCTGACCTGGAAGAGCCCGCGCACCGGCGCCGGGCCGGTCGTCCGCCTGGCGACCTCCGCCGAGGTCGCCGGGGTCACCGGCCGGTACTTCCAGCTCGACGAGGAGCACTGCCTGGAGCCGGTGGCCAGGGACCGGGACCTGGCGCGGCGGCTGTGGACCCAGGCGGCGGAGCTCGCCGGGGTGCCGCACAGCCCGCCCGCCGCCCGCGATGCCTAG
- a CDS encoding phosphotransferase family protein, which produces MSAQIDPHVVDFAVLAAWMDEQGLPGGPIEDVRPLAGGTQNVLVRFRRGGRSYVLRRGPEHLRARTNEVLRREARVLSALDGTDVPAPRIIAACPDERVMNGAVFYLMTPVEGFNATTTLPEPHASDASVRHAMGLSAARSLAALGAVDYEAVGLADFGKPDGFLDRQVSRWMSELESYSALDGYPGPDIPGLERVADWLEANRPHTWRPGIMHGDYHLANLMFRYDGPQVAAIVDWEMCTIGDPLVDLGWLLATWPGEDADSAAIAGPLGQAGGLPEPGELVAAYARRPEATAGRDLDAIDWYTVLACFKLGIVLEGTHARACAGKAPRETGDLLHAITLGLFGRARRIIGA; this is translated from the coding sequence GTGAGCGCGCAGATCGATCCGCATGTGGTGGACTTCGCGGTGCTGGCCGCCTGGATGGACGAGCAGGGCCTGCCGGGCGGGCCGATCGAGGACGTCCGGCCGCTGGCCGGCGGCACCCAGAACGTGCTGGTGCGGTTCCGCCGCGGCGGCCGCTCCTACGTGCTGCGCCGCGGCCCCGAGCATCTGCGGGCGCGCACCAACGAGGTGCTGCGCCGGGAGGCCCGGGTGCTGTCGGCGCTGGACGGCACCGACGTGCCCGCTCCCCGGATCATCGCCGCCTGCCCCGACGAGCGGGTGATGAACGGCGCGGTGTTCTACCTGATGACGCCGGTGGAGGGGTTCAACGCCACCACGACGCTGCCCGAGCCGCACGCCTCGGACGCGTCGGTGCGGCACGCGATGGGCCTGTCGGCGGCCCGCTCGCTGGCCGCGCTCGGCGCGGTGGACTACGAGGCGGTCGGGCTGGCCGACTTCGGCAAGCCGGACGGGTTCCTGGATCGCCAGGTCAGCCGGTGGATGTCGGAACTGGAGTCGTACTCGGCGCTGGACGGCTACCCCGGCCCGGACATCCCCGGGCTGGAGCGGGTCGCCGACTGGCTGGAGGCCAACCGGCCGCACACCTGGCGGCCGGGGATCATGCACGGCGACTACCACCTGGCCAACCTGATGTTCCGCTACGACGGCCCGCAGGTGGCGGCGATCGTGGACTGGGAGATGTGCACGATCGGCGACCCGCTGGTGGACCTGGGCTGGCTGCTGGCCACCTGGCCGGGCGAGGACGCCGACAGCGCGGCGATCGCCGGTCCGCTGGGACAGGCCGGGGGCCTGCCCGAGCCCGGCGAGCTGGTGGCCGCCTACGCGCGGCGGCCGGAGGCGACGGCCGGCCGCGACCTGGACGCCATCGACTGGTACACGGTGCTGGCCTGCTTCAAGCTCGGGATCGTGCTGGAGGGCACGCACGCGCGGGCCTGCGCGGGCAAGGCGCCCCGGGAGACCGGCGACCTGCTGCACGCCATCACGCTCGGGCTGTTCGGCCGCGCCCGCCGGATCATCGGAGCGTGA
- a CDS encoding TetR/AcrR family transcriptional regulator yields MPSRRGEATVDRVLTAALDLYAAKGPDALTMTALIAETGVSSGSLYHHFGSVDGLSAALYARCMAGLLDAIIDALEQARTARDCVHATVTAYLRYVRDNRAAALFVHASSYAAFLPAHAGRIAEVKAPRMERIAGRLRRHAAAGEIVDLPEALLEMLVIGPVAETARRWLAGDPGIDLAEAARLLPERVWRSVRAG; encoded by the coding sequence ATGCCTAGCCGGCGGGGCGAGGCGACCGTCGACAGGGTCCTGACGGCCGCCCTGGACCTGTACGCCGCCAAGGGCCCCGACGCGCTGACGATGACCGCGCTGATCGCCGAGACCGGGGTCAGCAGCGGCAGCCTCTACCACCACTTCGGCAGCGTCGACGGCCTGTCCGCGGCGCTGTACGCCCGCTGCATGGCGGGTCTGCTCGACGCGATCATCGACGCGCTCGAGCAGGCCCGCACCGCGCGGGACTGCGTGCACGCCACGGTCACCGCCTACCTGCGGTACGTGCGGGACAACCGGGCCGCGGCGCTGTTCGTGCACGCCTCCTCCTACGCGGCGTTCCTGCCCGCCCACGCCGGCCGCATCGCCGAGGTCAAGGCCCCCCGGATGGAGCGCATCGCCGGGCGGCTGCGCCGGCACGCGGCGGCCGGGGAGATCGTCGACCTGCCCGAGGCGCTGCTGGAGATGCTGGTGATCGGCCCGGTGGCGGAGACCGCCCGCCGCTGGCTGGCCGGCGACCCCGGGATCGACCTCGCGGAGGCGGCCCGGCTCCTTCCCGAGCGCGTCTGGCGTTCGGTCCGCGCCGGCTGA
- a CDS encoding RlpA-like double-psi beta-barrel domain-containing protein — protein sequence MRQHAKNVAVTGFAGAVLVAGITAGLTAGSGAESAADERRAPAKAAQAGKTRQAETTRALLTGTTTASYFWDDGSGVRGDTGAPASGKPMQKGMFASPSWPMLTKVKVTYKGRSVTGFIGDRGPGEPSHRGIMLDLDTYSFRYLQDGGKPESKYDAGGGMGHLKGVKYEVLEWGKGPGKKGAPQPFGS from the coding sequence ATGCGCCAGCACGCCAAGAACGTCGCCGTCACCGGTTTCGCCGGAGCCGTCCTGGTCGCCGGCATCACCGCCGGCCTGACCGCCGGCAGCGGCGCCGAGTCCGCCGCCGACGAGCGGCGCGCCCCGGCCAAGGCCGCGCAGGCCGGCAAGACCCGGCAGGCCGAGACGACCAGGGCCCTGCTCACCGGCACCACCACCGCCTCCTACTTCTGGGACGACGGCTCGGGCGTGCGGGGCGACACCGGCGCCCCCGCCAGCGGCAAGCCCATGCAGAAGGGCATGTTCGCCAGCCCGAGCTGGCCGATGCTGACCAAGGTCAAGGTCACCTACAAGGGCCGCAGCGTGACCGGGTTCATCGGCGACCGCGGCCCCGGCGAGCCGTCGCACCGCGGCATCATGCTGGACCTGGACACCTACTCGTTCCGCTACCTGCAGGACGGCGGCAAGCCCGAGAGCAAGTACGACGCCGGCGGCGGCATGGGCCACCTCAAGGGCGTCAAGTACGAGGTCCTCGAGTGGGGCAAGGGCCCCGGCAAGAAGGGCGCGCCCCAGCCGTTCGGCTCCTGA
- a CDS encoding acyl-CoA dehydrogenase family protein, with amino-acid sequence MAWDFETDPEYQKLLDWADEFVREEVEPLDLVLGDPYDKADPRHRAIVRPLQRQVRERGLWACHLEPELGGQGYGQVKLALLNEILGRSRWAPSVFGCQAPDSGNAEIIAKFGTPAQKERYLRPLLDGDISSSYSMTEPHGGADPTLFTTRAVRDGDEWVINGEKWFSSNAKHASFVIVMAVTDPEVSAYEGMSMFIVPAGTPGLEIVRNVGVGPGLEGREGSHGYLRYTDVRVPADHLLGEEGGAFAIAQTRLGGGRIHHAMRTIAQVRRAFDMMCERALSRQTRTGPLARLQMTREKIADSWIEIEQFRLLVLRTAWLIDKHRDYRKVRKDIAAVKAAMPKVLHDVVQRAMHLHGALGVSNEMSFAAMLLGAEALAIADGPTEVHKITLARQLLKEYEPVEGLWPSGHLPTRRAAARERYAEILERAIGNE; translated from the coding sequence ATGGCATGGGACTTCGAGACCGACCCCGAGTACCAGAAGCTGCTGGACTGGGCCGACGAGTTCGTCCGCGAGGAGGTCGAGCCGCTCGACCTGGTGCTCGGCGACCCCTACGACAAGGCCGACCCGCGGCACCGCGCGATCGTCAGGCCGCTGCAGCGGCAGGTGAGGGAGCGCGGCCTGTGGGCCTGCCACCTGGAGCCCGAGCTCGGCGGGCAGGGCTACGGCCAGGTCAAGCTGGCGCTGCTGAACGAGATCCTGGGCCGGTCCCGCTGGGCGCCCTCGGTGTTCGGCTGCCAGGCCCCTGACTCCGGCAACGCCGAGATCATCGCCAAGTTCGGCACCCCCGCGCAGAAGGAGCGCTACCTGCGGCCGCTGCTGGACGGCGACATCTCCTCCTCGTACTCGATGACCGAGCCGCACGGCGGGGCCGACCCCACGCTGTTCACCACCCGGGCGGTGCGCGACGGCGACGAGTGGGTCATCAACGGGGAGAAGTGGTTCTCCTCCAACGCCAAGCACGCCTCGTTCGTCATCGTGATGGCGGTGACGGATCCCGAGGTCAGCGCGTACGAGGGCATGTCGATGTTCATCGTGCCCGCCGGCACCCCCGGCCTGGAGATCGTCCGCAACGTCGGCGTCGGCCCCGGCCTGGAGGGGCGTGAGGGCTCGCACGGCTACCTGCGCTACACCGACGTGCGGGTGCCCGCCGACCACCTGCTGGGGGAGGAGGGCGGCGCGTTCGCCATCGCGCAGACCCGGCTCGGCGGCGGCCGGATCCACCACGCCATGCGCACCATCGCGCAGGTCCGCAGGGCGTTCGACATGATGTGCGAACGCGCGCTCTCCCGGCAGACCCGGACGGGGCCGCTGGCCAGGCTGCAGATGACCCGGGAGAAGATCGCCGACAGCTGGATCGAGATCGAGCAGTTCCGGCTGCTGGTGCTGCGCACCGCGTGGCTGATCGACAAGCACCGCGACTACCGGAAGGTCCGCAAGGACATCGCGGCGGTCAAGGCGGCGATGCCCAAGGTCCTGCATGATGTGGTGCAGCGCGCCATGCACCTGCACGGGGCGCTGGGGGTGTCCAACGAGATGTCGTTCGCGGCGATGCTGCTCGGCGCCGAGGCGCTGGCCATCGCCGACGGCCCCACCGAGGTGCACAAGATCACGCTGGCCCGGCAGCTGCTCAAGGAGTACGAGCCGGTGGAGGGGCTGTGGCCGTCGGGGCACCTGCCGACCCGGCGGGCCGCCGCCCGGGAGCGCTACGCCGAGATCCTGGAACGCGCGATCGGCAACGAGTGA